GACTAGTTCACTTGATGTACTTCTGATAATTAATATAGAGAATTTAAACTCTATCGATAAAAAGATTCCTTCGTTTCTACCTTTCAACCTGacctatttattttagaaaaaaagaaaaacgcTCACACACGACACAAGAGGGGCCCGTTTTGGCCTGCCGTTGGATTAGAAGGATTTGGTACAGGTGTCAGCTGGTTGGCCCCCTACCCACAAGCCAGCAAACATAGTAGCATGGTCCCTGTTTGGCTTGTATTCACTCTCTCtaattcacatattttttatttataacatttaaagAGAATTAATCCTCGAATATTAGTATTgttgtttaataatattttattataataatcgATACGATTTtagatgaatattattattataaagagatttaattatatgtgtttatatatgTTCTTTCGACTTCAAATATGTATCGATTTAGCAAATCCAATTGTTCCATAATAATTAATGCtttaagaatataatataataattaaaaaactttttttttaattgtgctTGATTCTCAACAAAACATGATTGTTCCGTTTGGAaggatatattttaaaaaatatgcatTCGCTTTGTTTATTACTGAtatcttaattaatatatttcttgAATCTAAACATTAGTTATATACTATAATTGATTTTACATTAAGTATAACTCAATAGCAAACATGGATCATACTAAGGATATtcaaaactttaatatatatatatatatatatatatatatatatatatatatatatatatatatataagattattttagttttaaccTACATATAtcgtatttttatatattcataaattttttcgACGAAAAATATTTGAGTGATCATCTTTAGTGATATAGCTACATCTCTAGTATAACTGTTACATGAAAAATCATGGCATTAGCCACACAAGCTTTTCCAATGCTCGTATTAGCATGAGGCAAAATACAACTATTCTTTTGAATTTTCACATACTTTTcgttatatttatgaaaaataattgtataaacaaataatttatttaaaacttatgcaatgtatatattttcaataaattaaatcaaaatatatataaataataatttcaatataactaatacaaatattattaatatactATATCGAGGACTATTTGTATACATCCATGTCCCTTGCCAAATGAAGCCCCTGATAGATAAAGATAACttagtaaataatatttttttttttgataaacatgactttttaaaaaataacataacatgttaattttttaaaaaaatagaagagtACTTGTTGAACAGTAAATTAAATtgcaatgtatatatataatgatttatttttcttatcacaCAAGTAACTTTAATAaacttagggcccgtttggccataaatttttcaaataatatttgaaaaaaatttggcaaataatgtttgtccatacaatttgttattatttggcaaatatttttgacaaatatcctaaattttcaaatactagttttttctagtatttggaccaaatatcattatttgggatattttaaaaattaaaattttaccccaatcttttatcttttacaaaaacaccctctctagtaGTTGCTTGCattgtattacatcattttttacgtgaacaccaaaatagtgatgaaatatttagtgaatattaaataatgatatgattgttgatgaaaattattaaaaattggctttaggtaacaaagtcatgtactttatctacttcacgatgtatgaaaTAATTCTTGTTGTACTCACTCCAAATTATCACATTGCTTCATtgtcatggacattatttgttattgttgtaactaacattcaattgacttgtaatacaaacttttagttagttttgatagtttttaaaacttgtgtgtataaatcatatttttctaaaaaggtgaaatatatttcccaaattttatggccaaacacatggtgaaatttcacccaaataatattttgccaagaatatttgaaaatctatggccaaaaCGCTAGCTTACTGTTGTACTTGCATATCTCACTGtctcattttcatttttgtgaaattaattttttgcttcttcaaaaataaaatatacggGTCCTTTGGTTCTACACCTAAAAAACATAAGAGGACGTCCTATGCTTCATCAAATaaagtttaattaataattttgaagtcaaatatatttattacacttctctttatgattaagTAATTTCCTATATCATAATAAACTTAAAAGAAGTTAAGTAGagcacaatttttttcttagagTATCACATAGGATAggtagtcaattttttttattttatataaattttaatgtcaatttatacaaatttaaaattgaatgaaatgaaactaagtttaaaaaatataaattatctaCTATTCCTTCTATAATcgtatcattattatttaattcgGATAGTATAGATACCACATTATAATCCTTTTATGTtactatatttaaaatttattctcaATTTTTCCACCTCGTGAAAtaagatttgaatatatattattcttatactctttttgttgaataataataatttaatatattattttgagatgtctaataatatttctctattttataaaatcaaaaaataatttaatacttGACTTTTAATTTACctttataattagttataaaCATTTCgcaattaatttcttaaaacattaatttattctatcaaagatataataaaattatcattttatttatagtttttaaagaatagtacaaatttaataatggataaatattattaaacagAAAGAAAGTATACATtagattcttttcttttcctttttttttttagtgaattcaaaatttttaaattcgaGATAAAGAATATTATCAGCTACGAATTATTATCACGCTTCTAGGTCcgtttaaatataattttcgtTACCTGTCCCCGTTCACGTTTCCTACGTCATTTATAACCCCATTGTTCTCCCCTTTTATCTTCCCATCTCTTTCTTGTGAGACATGTCCATAACCCATTTCTCTTCACAAAACTATTTTTTCAGTGAACACTACAATTTCATGGAAGAATCATTGAGAAATTCTTCGTCTCCTCCGAAGCAAAACAGCAATCAATTAGAAGAAATTGAAATCCCTAAAGAGCATTTGTTCGAGAAGCCATTAACGCCGAGTGATGTTGGGAAGCTCAATCGATTAGTTATCCCAAAACAAAACGCCGAGAAGTACTTTCCTCTTAATGATTCGATTAATGATTCAGGTGAAAAGGGATTTTTACTGAGTTTTGAAGATGAATTGGGGAAATTATGGAAGTTTCGTTATTCGTATTGGAATAGTAGCCAGAGCTATGTGTTGACTAAAGGATGGAGCCGCTtcgtgaaggagaagaaatTAGATGCCGGTGATGTTGTTTTGTTTGAGCGACATCGTGTTGACGGTGACCGGCAATTTATTGGATGGAGGAGGAAGAACGGTGCCGCCGTAGCTGCCGCTTCTGCGACCACCGTCGCTCCGCCGGGAGGTGGCGGTGGGTGGGGGCAGATACATCCGTTTCCGTCGGCGGCAGGTGTTCCGTACCAAACCGACTTTCTTCACGCAGGTAgtgttttcttcttcaatacATACATTTCGCATTGAAaatctcttgattttttttccttcatttttcagCTTTTTCAACTGTACCTACATGCAGACAACTGCTACacgtatcttttttttttctttttcattttttttatgtgtcaGCTCCCCAGCGTCGGTATACtttgaagttaaaatttgaaaattcgacttttaaaattcaagtaatatattttaaagttgaaacttaaaattttgaaatttagtaGATAGATTTTGAAATCATAACATGAAAAttcaaagtttgaaaatttaaattatgtttgtatatgcattttacttggaattatttcaaaattttgcaaAGCAAAAGTGAAATTTCTCTTAAAAGCTAgcttaaaaagaaaattcagaAGTAACAATAGTAAGTGATTGATTTCATTAACTCCTCGTATAAGATTATTGACTCTAAAGATTTAATAATATGTTGAAGATAGAATTGTTTGAagcatcaaaaaaattataaataaagtcattgaaaacatcaaatttaaaatttatactatatcaaatcaataaatacaTAACTCGTATTTCTCGTACACAATATTTACTAAACTCACTTGATcaattatgtttgtttttttttgcttatctattgatttggtttttatttaatgtataGGTAGAGGAGTAATGCACAACCAATTAACAACACCAAATGGGAATAACACAAGGAGGCAAGTAAGGTTGTTTGGTGTGAACCTAGAATGCGAGGTTGATGACTCCTCTTCATGGTCCGAGTCATCAACCCCAGATGGTTCAATATCATCGAATCATCACCAACAAAGTCAAGAATACTATCAGTCACAAGCTGGTCAACACTATTACCAATACCAAGTCCATTATTCAAATCCTCATGCTAATCCTCCAGCTTCATCCTATAATAATAACCATCATTATAACACGGTACgctctttattttattaattaaaatttgaactttttccgCGTTTGAACATGAATTTAGTAAtactttaaaaagaaaaatatgtgttTCCTTTAATGAGACAGATGTATACGTACTCTGCAGTCGCCCtagttgatatttttaattataaaaaaaatacagtgCACCTAGCTAGCTAGCTAACATGTGTATTATTAGTTAAATTGGAGATAGGTGACAAAAggccaacaaaaaaacataaaaatagtaGTGTAGTTGAACAAGTAATGTGCTACTTTTGTAGCAGCAATCAATTTTTCTACTTGcttgttaaaaattaaataacaaaaattaaaatcatgtaAGCTGTTTTGGATTTGTGCTATCTTCTTTGCTCAACTAGCTAACAACTACTTCCTCTTCctcatttcaaaatttttcatCATCTCTATAAATAGGTTTGCTGCATATTAGTTGTTAACCTTAAATAGCTATCCGAAATTACttgtcaaaatataaaatagagataattttttttttcaatttcaaaatataaatatggtaAAGTCCCAAAAAAGTTCCTCCGTTATTAATTGTCGTATTGATGGATAGTCTGAGACTTGTTCAAGTGGTTAAGCATCTTTCACCCTCTCCTGTAGATTGGATGTTCGATCCATTCTGAAGGAAAAGTGAGAACACATATTGATCCTCCTGTCTCTACCGATAAAGAAAGTCTTAGTTCTCGTGTCTTATATCTTAATAATTTTTGTAGTGGTCTTAGAGGAGAAATTTATTAGACTTAGATTGGGGGATCTAGTCATTTTGAAGGAAAACTGAGAACACATATCTTAATGATTTTTGTGATGGTCTTGGAGGAGAAAATTATTAGACTAGGTTGGTTTGGGGTTTCAAGTCACTCTAAATGGTAAGTGAGAACACATACTGATCCTCTTGTTTCTACCGATAAAGAAAATCTTAATTCTCGCGTCTTATAATAGTGATATTTGAGGACAGAACGTTTAGACTTGCAAGAGATGAGCATCTTAAACTATATTTGATTGAACGATAAAAAAACCCGTATTTATTAAGCTTTTAAATCAACAATATATACGTTATTCAATAATGTCGTTTTCGAAACTATTTTATCTTTTCCAAAAAGAAGATAAGAAATAGATATTGACAAATAGTAACAGGCGTGTTCTAGAGAACTCCTTAGCAACCCTCTGAAAATTTTGCTTCTCCCATATTTTTGGTTTGTAGGgtctatttaaaataataatataatctcaattttgatttatgtgTCACTATATGATAGAATGTgaaaacttattattattataactaaaaattatcttataaaagataaaataagaatttaaagGTTAATTTTTCTAGATGTAAGTGACCTTTCTAAGGCATATTAAAAAAACATGCCAAATAAATTGGGATAGCACGGCGTGGTCggatccaaaattttaaaaatttgttatattattttttacaaatatacttgattttattaaaattattgagttcAACTGCCTTAACCATGTATGGCTATTCTCTAATCTTTTCCTTCTTTCCCTTTTTAGCACAAATGTGAggaatttcttcttcttatattACTTTTGTGTTTTTCACATGTTTAGAGTCGTGTGAAAGGAGAATTCATTgggaataaaataattatgaatagtgGCCATAATATATCTTTATAATAATTTGGTATGTGGTCCTGACTACCATAGCAGGCAACTTGAAGTTAACTTCAACCAACCATAAGATATTTTGGATCAAACCTCATATTATATAGTCAACTTTTCTGCTCACCACTAGAGTCAGACTTCTACTTAGGAAGCAAATCAAATTCTGTGACTTAGCTTATCAAAAACTAATGTCTACTACTTTCTTAGTAGATAGAAGTATTGAAAAACATTCCTAAGAAGTATATATGTAATACTTTCAATCTGTCATATGACATAGCAAGTCGTGTCAAATGTAGGAGCATGagacttttacaaaaaaaagagagaaatgtCTCTAAACTTGGTGAGAATTGAAGAGTGTATTTCA
The sequence above is a segment of the Solanum lycopersicum chromosome 10, SLM_r2.1 genome. Coding sequences within it:
- the LOC101254147 gene encoding B3 domain-containing protein At2g36080-like, with protein sequence MSITHFSSQNYFFSEHYNFMEESLRNSSSPPKQNSNQLEEIEIPKEHLFEKPLTPSDVGKLNRLVIPKQNAEKYFPLNDSINDSGEKGFLLSFEDELGKLWKFRYSYWNSSQSYVLTKGWSRFVKEKKLDAGDVVLFERHRVDGDRQFIGWRRKNGAAVAAASATTVAPPGGGGGWGQIHPFPSAAGVPYQTDFLHAGRGVMHNQLTTPNGNNTRRQVRLFGVNLECEVDDSSSWSESSTPDGSISSNHHQQSQEYYQSQAGQHYYQYQVHYSNPHANPPASSYNNNHHYNTDMDYSRDVNQMRYHQG